One Nitrospina watsonii DNA segment encodes these proteins:
- a CDS encoding MBL fold metallo-hydrolase, which yields MLRFSVLSSGSKGNALFVESDRSRILIDNGLSLRELKRRMEAVGRDVADLDAVFLTHEHSDHVRGMKMLLGKHGIPVYATGGTFDAARRKQGVLPNAQCIQREDEITVGDLCVESFPTPHDAVESVAFVVRQGSLRLGHATDLGSSTSLVEDRLKGVDVLLIEANHDPDMLANGSYPWPLKKRVASDVGHLSNQTCADMLRVLNHDKLQKVVLMHLSAQNNRPELALNLARGALGASPVPVQVALQDRPTPMFDIQ from the coding sequence ATTCTCAGATTTTCCGTTCTATCCAGTGGCAGCAAAGGCAACGCATTATTCGTGGAAAGCGATCGGTCGCGCATCCTCATCGACAACGGTCTTTCCCTGCGTGAACTGAAACGCCGCATGGAGGCGGTCGGTCGCGACGTCGCCGATCTCGATGCCGTGTTCCTGACGCACGAACATTCCGATCACGTTCGCGGCATGAAGATGTTGCTCGGCAAGCACGGTATCCCGGTGTATGCAACAGGCGGCACCTTCGACGCCGCCCGCCGCAAGCAAGGCGTGCTGCCGAACGCGCAATGCATTCAGCGCGAGGACGAGATCACCGTGGGCGACCTCTGCGTCGAATCGTTTCCAACACCGCACGACGCCGTGGAGTCGGTTGCCTTCGTGGTGCGGCAGGGGTCGCTGCGTCTGGGGCACGCCACCGATCTCGGTTCCTCGACCTCTTTGGTCGAAGATCGATTGAAGGGCGTGGATGTGTTGCTGATCGAAGCCAATCACGATCCCGACATGCTGGCCAACGGCTCGTATCCGTGGCCGCTCAAGAAACGCGTCGCCAGCGACGTCGGCCATCTTTCCAACCAGACCTGCGCCGACATGCTGCGCGTGCTCAACCACGACAAACTGCAGAAGGTGGTGCTGATGCACCTCAGCGCACAGAACAACCGCCCGGAGCTGGCGTTGAATCTCGCCCGCGGCGCGCTGGGCGCGTCTCCGGTGCCGGTGCAGGTGGCCCTGCAGGACCGGCCGACCCCGATGTTCGACATCCAGTGA
- the aroB gene encoding 3-dehydroquinate synthase, which produces MKVLRIDLADRSYDILIGQNLFKALADHVPALSGLRRAVLVTHPSLHHLYGGALEAGLRQAGMESRTVEIPEGEAHKTLASAGLVYDHLMQHAYDRNTLMVALGGGVIGDLTGFVAATYQRGVPFLQVPTTLLSQVDSSVGGKTAVNHPLGKNMIGAFYQPRAVIIDLDTLKSLPTDEFRAGMAEIIKYGVIEDPDLFAYLEDNVDAILAQDTDCLTHIIETSCAIKARVVERDERESNVRMILNYGHTVGHAIEALTEYIQFKHGEAVAIGMVIAARLSQQMRYCDAATVERITKLIHRYGLPTQLPDFPARDYIESMYRDKKAREKKIRFILVRALGQVEIVDAVPEAELEKVLLSQ; this is translated from the coding sequence ATGAAAGTTTTGAGAATCGATCTGGCCGACAGGAGTTACGACATCCTGATCGGCCAGAATCTTTTTAAGGCCCTTGCGGACCACGTCCCCGCTCTGTCCGGATTGCGCCGGGCGGTGCTGGTCACACACCCCTCCCTCCATCATCTGTACGGCGGCGCGTTGGAAGCCGGTTTGCGGCAGGCGGGCATGGAATCCCGTACCGTGGAAATCCCGGAAGGCGAGGCGCACAAAACCCTTGCCAGCGCGGGCCTGGTGTACGACCACCTGATGCAGCACGCCTACGACCGCAACACCTTGATGGTGGCTCTGGGCGGTGGCGTCATTGGCGACCTCACCGGCTTCGTCGCCGCCACCTATCAGCGCGGCGTGCCGTTTCTGCAGGTGCCGACCACCCTGCTGTCGCAGGTGGACAGCAGCGTCGGCGGCAAAACCGCCGTCAACCATCCGCTCGGCAAAAACATGATCGGCGCCTTTTACCAGCCGCGCGCCGTCATCATCGACCTCGATACCTTGAAATCTCTGCCCACGGATGAGTTCCGCGCCGGCATGGCGGAAATCATCAAGTACGGCGTCATCGAAGACCCCGATCTATTTGCGTATCTGGAAGACAACGTGGACGCCATTCTGGCGCAGGACACCGACTGCCTGACGCACATCATCGAAACTTCGTGCGCCATCAAGGCGCGTGTGGTGGAACGCGACGAACGCGAAAGCAACGTGCGCATGATCCTCAACTACGGCCACACCGTCGGCCACGCCATCGAAGCGTTGACCGAATACATTCAGTTCAAGCACGGCGAGGCCGTGGCCATCGGCATGGTGATCGCGGCGCGCCTGTCGCAACAGATGAGGTATTGCGACGCCGCCACGGTGGAACGCATCACGAAACTCATCCACCGCTACGGCCTGCCCACGCAGTTGCCCGACTTTCCGGCGCGTGACTACATCGAGTCCATGTACCGCGACAAAAAAGCCCGCGAGAAAAAGATCCGTTTCATTCTCGTGCGCGCATTGGGCCAGGTCGAAATTGTCGATGCCGTGCCCGAGGCGGAACTGGAAAAAGTCTTGCTTTCGCAGTGA
- a CDS encoding tetratricopeptide repeat protein produces the protein MTLKLISTLIVFILLIVYFTFLNPSDVEIFFTQHLSLKMPTVVFMLGSILVGVVCTALATGLQQFKASLRRYGKQRVVHKQEKLHRKWDDLFQKAVNEITSGQRAKGIVLLEKILNQAPEHFEALAHLGDQLREEGEAERAVTLHQRAIQLDPDNLPVRFALARDYAATGNIEKEIATLKEIRNLNPNSLPTLRQLRDAYLKAGNPDQAYQMQKAIMPLIHDSHELAGEQELFSQITYAKGYQLYQDQKIEPAIVELKRALRENNRCLPAYLTLGQLYLENNTPKTAIKFWKNGFDITQSPIFLIRLQNLYQDLNKVHDSYKMYQEAIGGAPNDALRELFSVLYVHHLIQHEEKETAMEVLGNIPNPSLSTEMYKVKTLLEENKLAQVEEITTAAHYRVTMAVEQYVCTACHITEHSWFAFCPHCHAWNTLRLQIEAAH, from the coding sequence GTGACCCTGAAACTGATCTCAACCCTGATCGTTTTTATTCTTCTGATCGTTTACTTCACGTTCCTCAACCCCAGCGACGTCGAAATTTTCTTCACCCAGCACCTGTCGCTCAAGATGCCGACCGTGGTGTTCATGCTCGGCTCCATTCTCGTCGGCGTGGTGTGTACGGCGCTGGCCACCGGCCTGCAACAGTTCAAGGCGTCCCTCCGCCGCTACGGCAAGCAACGCGTGGTCCACAAGCAGGAAAAGCTGCACCGTAAATGGGACGACCTGTTTCAGAAAGCGGTCAACGAAATCACCAGCGGCCAGCGCGCCAAAGGCATCGTGCTGCTGGAAAAAATTCTCAACCAGGCCCCCGAACACTTTGAAGCGCTCGCCCACCTGGGCGATCAACTGCGGGAAGAAGGCGAGGCCGAGCGGGCGGTAACGCTGCATCAGCGAGCGATCCAACTCGATCCGGACAACCTGCCGGTGCGGTTTGCACTGGCGCGGGATTACGCCGCGACCGGCAACATCGAAAAAGAAATCGCCACGCTCAAAGAGATCCGCAACCTCAATCCCAACTCCCTGCCGACGCTGCGTCAATTGCGCGACGCGTATCTGAAAGCGGGCAACCCGGACCAGGCGTACCAGATGCAAAAGGCCATCATGCCGCTCATCCACGATTCCCATGAGCTGGCGGGAGAACAGGAATTGTTCAGCCAGATCACGTACGCCAAGGGATACCAACTCTATCAGGACCAGAAAATAGAACCGGCCATCGTCGAGTTGAAACGTGCGCTCCGGGAAAACAACCGCTGCCTGCCGGCATACCTCACACTCGGCCAGTTGTACCTGGAAAACAACACGCCCAAAACCGCCATCAAGTTCTGGAAAAATGGATTCGACATCACGCAGTCGCCGATATTTCTCATTCGGTTGCAGAACCTCTATCAGGATTTGAACAAGGTGCACGACAGTTACAAGATGTATCAGGAAGCCATCGGCGGTGCGCCCAACGATGCGTTGCGCGAGTTGTTTTCCGTGCTGTACGTCCACCACCTCATTCAACACGAGGAAAAAGAAACGGCGATGGAAGTGCTGGGCAATATCCCGAACCCGTCCTTGTCCACCGAGATGTACAAAGTCAAAACCCTGCTGGAGGAGAACAAGCTGGCGCAGGTGGAAGAGATCACCACGGCGGCGCATTACCGGGTGACGATGGCGGTCGAACAATACGTCTGCACCGCCTGCCACATCACCGAACACAGCTGGTTCGCGTTCTGCCCGCATTGCCACGCCTGGAACACGCTGCGGCTGCAAATCGAAGCGGCGCACTGA
- a CDS encoding aldehyde dehydrogenase family protein, with product MTKEYKNYINGKWVASSSGEIFENTNPANCNEVLGRFQKSNKKDVDKAVAAAHKAKKMWRDTPAPKRGEIMYKVAELLVKNKEALAQDMTKEMGKVIAETRGDVQEAIDLTYFAAGEGRRLVGETVPSELKNKFAMSVRMPLGVVACITPWNFPIAIPSWKLIPALICGNTAVIKPAEDTPLTVVNFMNIFEKAGLPSGVVNMVTGYGPDAGAPLVEHEKVDMVSFTGSTQTGAGIASTCAQRMKQYSLEMGGKNAIIIMDDANLDLALEGVMFGGFGTTGQRCTACSRVVIHKKVAKKFTDMLVERAKKLKLGNGLDEKVDMGPLINDKAREKVHRYVEIGKKEGAKLLTGGNYANGKALKNGWFYQPTVFAGVETKMRIAQEEIFGPVVSVLACNGFEEAVDIVNDSTYGLSSAIYTQDVNRAFKAIEMLETGLTYVNASTIGAEIQLPFGGTKGTGNGHREVGIAALETFSEWKSVFIDYSGKMQKAQIDHD from the coding sequence ATGACTAAAGAATACAAAAACTACATCAACGGCAAATGGGTGGCCTCGTCCAGTGGCGAGATTTTTGAAAACACCAATCCCGCCAACTGCAACGAAGTGCTGGGGCGTTTTCAGAAATCGAACAAGAAGGACGTGGACAAAGCCGTTGCCGCCGCGCATAAAGCCAAAAAGATGTGGCGGGACACCCCCGCCCCCAAGCGCGGCGAGATCATGTACAAGGTCGCCGAGCTTTTGGTTAAGAACAAGGAAGCCCTGGCGCAGGACATGACCAAAGAGATGGGCAAGGTCATCGCCGAAACGCGCGGCGACGTGCAGGAAGCCATCGACCTCACTTACTTCGCAGCCGGGGAAGGCCGCCGCCTGGTGGGCGAAACCGTCCCTTCGGAACTGAAAAACAAATTCGCCATGTCGGTGCGCATGCCCTTGGGAGTCGTTGCCTGCATCACGCCGTGGAACTTTCCGATCGCCATCCCGTCGTGGAAACTCATCCCGGCGCTCATCTGCGGCAACACCGCGGTCATCAAACCGGCGGAGGACACGCCGCTCACGGTGGTCAACTTCATGAACATTTTCGAGAAGGCGGGGCTGCCCTCCGGCGTGGTCAATATGGTCACGGGCTACGGACCCGACGCGGGCGCGCCTTTGGTCGAGCACGAAAAGGTGGACATGGTGTCGTTCACCGGTTCGACGCAGACCGGTGCGGGCATCGCCAGCACCTGCGCGCAGCGAATGAAACAATACTCGCTGGAGATGGGCGGCAAGAACGCCATCATCATCATGGACGACGCCAACCTGGACCTCGCGCTGGAAGGAGTGATGTTCGGCGGGTTCGGCACCACGGGACAGCGGTGCACGGCGTGCAGCCGCGTGGTCATCCACAAAAAAGTGGCGAAGAAGTTCACCGATATGCTGGTGGAGCGCGCGAAGAAATTGAAGCTGGGCAACGGACTCGATGAGAAGGTGGACATGGGTCCGCTCATCAACGACAAGGCGCGGGAAAAGGTGCACCGCTACGTGGAGATCGGCAAGAAAGAAGGCGCGAAACTGCTGACCGGCGGCAATTACGCCAACGGCAAGGCCCTCAAGAACGGCTGGTTCTACCAGCCCACCGTGTTCGCCGGCGTTGAGACCAAAATGCGCATCGCCCAGGAAGAGATCTTCGGTCCGGTGGTCAGCGTCCTCGCCTGCAACGGTTTTGAGGAAGCGGTGGACATCGTCAACGACTCGACGTACGGTTTGTCGTCGGCGATCTACACGCAGGACGTCAACCGTGCGTTCAAGGCGATAGAGATGCTGGAAACGGGATTGACCTACGTCAACGCCTCGACCATCGGCGCGGAAATCCAATTGCCTTTTGGCGGCACCAAGGGAACCGGCAACGGCCACCGCGAGGTCGGCATTGCTGCGCTCGAAACGTTTTCGGAATGGAAGTCGGTATTCATCGATTATAGCGGTAAAATGCAGAAGGCGCAGATCGACCACGACTAG
- the pilQ gene encoding type IV pilus secretin family protein, translating into MKTKNMKIHISCLTAVLLVVGLTAFPVFGATGDKGDASVKPGTIEHNKISVTKSGKSVIGKKGKSWNVAQMTGEAPASVMNEIQDLTAVQEGAETSIKLKISGSLNYTAFKLENPLRLVLDFPGTVQGILTGPIQVNQGIVNAVTPTYFEEAKVLRLEIGLSQTASYEIVKTGPTSLDVRIQAASAEKKQDVDNKMASSFEEEMGMKKGKKSGSLYESGSKASLEDSCSQLLGGQKEAYTFDFQNASLKNIFRIISDVSGFNVVLSPDVSGNVNVRLVDVSWNTALELILDNYGLARKCQENIIRIAPKASLVAAKKSEPLVTEMIRISYADIAEMVTNLEKIKSADRGQISSDTRTNTLILTDIEDKIEEMESVIKTLDIKTPQVMIESRIIEIARSFTQDLGLQWTLNNNIDVANPGFPTQLDGEFLVDLASNVATPAGLYTLTMSDADHQLQITLAAAESEGKSRTIANPKVTTLDNKEAKIRSGREIPYQTFSANEGTKIEFVDAEINLTVKPHITAEEDVYMKITATQNQADFSQQVNNVPTIVTKEANSEVLVDNGATVVLGGLFQQEINENRVRVPFLHQIPILGYLFKNRSQDDTISELLIFVTPTIVRENIE; encoded by the coding sequence GTGAAAACCAAAAACATGAAAATTCATATCTCTTGTTTGACCGCCGTCCTGCTGGTTGTGGGTTTGACGGCGTTCCCGGTTTTCGGCGCCACGGGGGACAAGGGCGACGCCTCCGTCAAGCCGGGGACGATTGAACACAACAAAATTTCCGTCACCAAGTCCGGCAAGTCCGTCATTGGGAAAAAGGGAAAGTCCTGGAACGTTGCTCAGATGACCGGAGAGGCGCCCGCTTCCGTCATGAACGAAATCCAGGACCTGACTGCCGTGCAGGAAGGCGCGGAAACGTCCATCAAACTCAAGATCAGCGGGTCACTGAACTACACCGCGTTCAAACTGGAAAACCCGTTGCGCCTGGTTCTCGATTTTCCGGGTACCGTTCAGGGCATACTGACCGGCCCCATTCAGGTCAACCAGGGCATCGTCAATGCGGTCACGCCGACGTACTTTGAAGAAGCCAAAGTCCTGCGTCTTGAAATCGGGCTCAGCCAGACGGCGAGCTACGAAATCGTCAAGACGGGACCCACCAGTCTGGATGTGCGCATTCAGGCGGCCTCTGCAGAAAAGAAACAGGACGTTGACAACAAGATGGCCTCTTCCTTCGAGGAAGAGATGGGGATGAAAAAAGGTAAGAAGAGCGGTTCCCTCTATGAATCCGGATCAAAGGCCAGCCTGGAGGATTCCTGTTCGCAGCTTCTCGGTGGACAGAAAGAGGCTTACACCTTCGACTTCCAGAATGCCAGTCTCAAAAACATTTTTCGCATCATCTCGGATGTCAGCGGCTTCAACGTGGTGTTGTCGCCGGATGTCAGCGGTAATGTCAACGTCCGCCTCGTGGACGTGAGTTGGAACACGGCATTGGAACTGATTCTGGACAACTATGGACTGGCTCGAAAATGCCAGGAAAACATCATCCGCATCGCACCCAAGGCCAGTCTGGTGGCCGCCAAGAAAAGCGAGCCGCTGGTGACCGAAATGATTCGCATCAGCTATGCCGACATTGCGGAGATGGTCACGAATCTTGAAAAAATCAAGTCCGCCGACCGCGGACAGATTTCTTCCGATACCCGGACCAACACCTTGATCCTTACCGATATCGAGGACAAGATCGAGGAAATGGAATCGGTCATCAAGACTCTGGATATCAAAACGCCGCAGGTCATGATCGAGTCGCGCATCATTGAAATTGCGCGGTCGTTCACGCAGGACCTGGGTTTGCAGTGGACCTTGAACAACAACATCGACGTTGCCAATCCGGGATTCCCGACACAGTTGGACGGGGAATTTCTGGTGGACCTGGCGTCGAACGTGGCGACCCCCGCCGGATTGTACACGTTGACCATGAGTGACGCGGATCACCAGTTGCAGATCACCCTGGCGGCGGCGGAAAGCGAAGGAAAATCGCGCACCATCGCCAATCCCAAGGTGACGACGCTGGACAACAAGGAAGCCAAAATCCGCAGCGGCCGGGAGATTCCATACCAGACCTTCTCCGCCAACGAAGGCACGAAGATCGAGTTCGTCGATGCGGAAATCAACCTGACCGTCAAACCACACATCACGGCGGAAGAGGACGTGTACATGAAGATCACCGCCACCCAGAACCAGGCCGACTTCAGTCAGCAGGTCAACAACGTGCCGACCATCGTCACCAAGGAAGCCAATTCCGAAGTGCTGGTGGACAATGGCGCCACGGTGGTGCTGGGCGGACTGTTCCAGCAGGAAATCAACGAAAACCGCGTGCGGGTGCCTTTTCTGCATCAGATTCCGATTCTCGGTTATCTCTTCAAGAATCGTTCGCAAGATGATACCATCTCGGAATTACTGATCTTCGTTACGCCCACCATCGTGCGGGAAAACATCGAATAG
- a CDS encoding ADP-ribosylglycohydrolase family protein produces the protein MTDLNDKALGSWYGMAVGDALGQSVKGLKPETVKQFFKQVDAYHDVKAFLGKGVKRYRMQGLYGVQTQAALAVSEVLLTTKKAHPEAIADVLMRMGANGPEGYYGVFRRPEGCFYKTVESFPNRAQIMTSDDPYAYGAGFSIAIPIAVFMKRDSVTFRTQCVEAARLFSRHPWELVGTALAGYLVTRCLELEPGEQPGALKHLFAEASAFCEEVEASLQGEQAELWHAVEKDGAAFSQTLRQLDQRYTPGESAACGRWIAENASHFCGMAITHPTQGHALTLLPFALLMLVEGRNGFEAVVTATLNHGREADKLGALVGAWAGALYGYDAISSAWQSGLVNAKEIKARGESLARRKMLKGDKDLVAMELGLTNKEAEERKRFLPKEAKKTAKAAGVLDDLWLEEEPQDTFAQLKEDPYKRRKFERDKAKKKRDRRRKPDILE, from the coding sequence ATGACCGACTTGAATGACAAGGCCCTGGGCAGTTGGTACGGCATGGCCGTGGGCGACGCGCTCGGCCAGTCGGTCAAGGGTCTCAAGCCGGAAACCGTCAAACAGTTTTTCAAACAGGTCGATGCCTACCACGACGTCAAGGCCTTCCTCGGCAAAGGCGTCAAACGCTATCGCATGCAAGGCTTGTACGGTGTGCAGACCCAGGCGGCGCTGGCGGTGAGCGAGGTGTTGCTGACCACGAAGAAAGCCCATCCCGAAGCCATTGCCGATGTGCTGATGCGCATGGGCGCGAATGGCCCCGAAGGTTACTACGGCGTGTTCCGCCGCCCCGAAGGATGTTTTTACAAAACCGTCGAATCGTTTCCCAACCGTGCACAGATCATGACGTCCGACGACCCCTATGCCTACGGCGCCGGGTTTTCCATCGCCATTCCCATTGCCGTATTCATGAAGCGCGACTCCGTCACCTTCCGCACCCAATGCGTGGAGGCGGCACGGCTGTTCAGCCGGCATCCCTGGGAACTGGTGGGCACGGCGTTGGCCGGATACCTGGTGACACGTTGTCTGGAGTTGGAACCCGGCGAGCAACCCGGCGCATTGAAACATCTGTTCGCCGAGGCCTCCGCATTTTGCGAGGAAGTGGAAGCCTCGTTGCAGGGGGAGCAGGCGGAGCTCTGGCATGCAGTGGAAAAAGACGGCGCCGCGTTCAGCCAGACCCTGCGCCAGTTGGATCAACGCTACACGCCCGGCGAGTCCGCGGCCTGCGGCAGATGGATTGCGGAAAACGCGTCGCATTTTTGCGGCATGGCGATCACGCACCCGACGCAGGGGCATGCGCTGACGCTGCTGCCGTTCGCGTTGCTGATGCTTGTCGAAGGGAGAAACGGCTTCGAGGCGGTGGTGACGGCGACGCTCAACCACGGGCGTGAAGCCGACAAGCTGGGCGCGCTGGTCGGGGCCTGGGCGGGCGCCCTCTACGGATACGACGCCATCTCCAGCGCATGGCAAAGCGGCCTCGTGAATGCCAAAGAGATCAAGGCGCGCGGCGAATCGCTGGCGCGGCGTAAAATGCTGAAAGGCGACAAGGACCTGGTGGCGATGGAACTGGGCCTGACCAACAAGGAAGCCGAAGAGCGCAAACGTTTCCTGCCCAAAGAGGCGAAGAAAACGGCAAAGGCGGCGGGCGTCCTCGACGATCTGTGGTTGGAAGAAGAACCGCAGGACACCTTCGCCCAACTCAAGGAAGACCCTTACAAGCGGCGGAAGTTCGAGCGGGACAAGGCCAAAAAGAAACGGGACCGCCGCCGCAAGCCGGACATTCTGGAGTGA
- a CDS encoding type 4a pilus biogenesis protein PilO, producing MDKILDKIPYDKLARFQKPHAIMVGAALCLGVFIAYYIMIYGAYQEEYQQLETKMGKTEDKLALYQQEVSQKELITKQVATLSGTLVEKKRQLPLVAQLPTLLNKISDVGRFLDVNIVSFGLEEAAEKRFYKEIPITLTITGDYYRTAGFFDTLQSLLRMVNISKLRMSREQTQIVTRGDMGEAQRENVLLLRTDIQAKTFAYIEGSEKEGE from the coding sequence ATGGATAAGATTCTCGACAAGATCCCGTACGACAAACTGGCCCGGTTCCAGAAGCCCCATGCCATCATGGTGGGGGCGGCGCTGTGCTTGGGTGTATTCATTGCTTATTACATCATGATATACGGCGCTTATCAGGAAGAGTACCAGCAACTGGAAACCAAGATGGGAAAGACCGAAGACAAATTGGCCCTGTATCAACAGGAAGTGTCGCAGAAAGAATTGATCACCAAGCAGGTGGCGACATTGTCGGGGACCCTGGTGGAGAAGAAACGCCAGCTGCCGCTGGTCGCGCAACTGCCGACTCTGCTGAATAAAATCTCGGACGTGGGCCGCTTTCTGGATGTGAACATCGTTTCCTTCGGTCTGGAGGAAGCTGCGGAAAAACGGTTTTACAAGGAAATCCCCATCACTCTGACCATCACCGGGGATTACTATCGCACTGCGGGATTTTTCGACACCCTGCAGAGCCTGCTCCGCATGGTGAACATTTCCAAACTCAGAATGAGTCGTGAACAAACCCAGATCGTCACGCGGGGAGACATGGGAGAAGCCCAGCGTGAAAATGTGCTGTTGTTGAGAACCGACATCCAGGCGAAAACGTTCGCTTATATCGAAGGTTCAGAAAAAGAGGGTGAATAG
- a CDS encoding TraR/DksA family transcriptional regulator, protein MNKKKISELKTQLTQIRSEILGDLEKNIKSSQDEEFTQLVSDVSDDAARSFSRQMLLNLGEQERQKLKLVEEALEKITSGEYGVCALCEAAIPEARLQVVPFTQYCVKCLEKLEQDEKLNKRMDSFGDEPSPLG, encoded by the coding sequence ATGAACAAGAAGAAGATTTCCGAGTTGAAGACCCAATTGACCCAGATCCGTTCTGAGATTCTGGGCGACTTGGAAAAAAATATAAAATCCAGTCAGGACGAGGAGTTCACCCAGTTGGTCTCCGACGTATCGGACGATGCGGCGCGGTCCTTCTCCCGTCAAATGCTGCTCAATCTGGGAGAGCAGGAGCGGCAGAAACTGAAACTGGTCGAGGAAGCGCTCGAAAAAATCACGTCCGGAGAATACGGAGTCTGCGCCTTGTGCGAGGCAGCCATTCCGGAAGCGCGGTTGCAGGTGGTGCCATTCACTCAGTATTGCGTGAAGTGCCTCGAAAAACTGGAACAGGATGAAAAACTGAACAAACGGATGGATTCATTCGGCGACGAGCCCAGCCCTCTCGGATGA
- a CDS encoding pilus assembly protein PilP: MKTQTHKSTVPMQTGIARSLTTVVMMGMLILASWAPHAEAAQTQNKTSLVRQLFVLSGVQREKALVARMQLDPGVFTSPKLLSSLGLSQEHITLINEVYEGAFHGNEFYNTKFRQIRDGFHRTHIRRAIRFFRSPLGRRVAALEASSMKRWGDYEGFLHRLTDRPPDKERLELMDRLEKAKAQVDYEIKFKSSILRTVAPLNDFFAVTSAEKLIMKLKMELRDHQRSLHIIDNLFRYKSLNDRDLERMVRFYESPEGAWFNRVDQEGNAEGIAKMNRRASQAMSEVVRRLKSTKEDFDTLKAVFAPGLRYMFTDKRDPFVPQINEVDMDALMQQQAEAKEREERMKERMEEQRLFRSRMDQELNGLPSIPYEVYRAMKKADPRLHSDLEYYAALFKNKSELREMNKSEIVEEINNYKNLIEKASGIGASQIGSDLQNGLPELKLSGLIWNGQETVALVETPDSFGHTIRVGSLLGPKYGVVEAIDREKITILERVRDFQGNIRTQTRYLEFNKPADE; the protein is encoded by the coding sequence ATGAAAACTCAGACCCACAAATCGACCGTTCCAATGCAGACCGGCATCGCGCGCAGTTTGACCACTGTCGTGATGATGGGGATGCTGATTCTGGCTTCCTGGGCACCACACGCCGAAGCCGCCCAAACCCAAAACAAAACGTCGCTGGTTCGACAATTGTTTGTGCTCAGCGGTGTGCAGCGGGAGAAAGCGCTGGTCGCCCGCATGCAACTGGACCCCGGTGTATTCACCAGTCCCAAGCTGCTGAGTTCTCTTGGGCTGTCGCAGGAACACATCACCCTCATCAACGAGGTGTACGAAGGGGCGTTCCACGGAAACGAATTTTATAACACCAAGTTCAGGCAGATCCGGGATGGGTTCCATCGCACGCATATCCGGCGGGCCATTCGGTTTTTCCGGTCGCCTTTGGGTCGCAGAGTGGCGGCCTTGGAAGCCAGCTCCATGAAGCGGTGGGGCGATTATGAGGGATTCCTCCATCGCCTTACAGACCGGCCTCCGGACAAAGAGAGACTGGAATTGATGGATCGCCTGGAGAAGGCGAAGGCGCAGGTGGACTACGAAATCAAATTCAAATCTTCGATACTGCGCACAGTGGCTCCGTTGAACGACTTTTTCGCGGTGACCAGCGCCGAAAAGCTGATCATGAAGCTGAAGATGGAGCTGCGCGACCATCAGCGCTCGTTGCACATCATTGACAACCTGTTCCGTTACAAATCCCTCAATGACCGGGATCTGGAGCGCATGGTCCGATTCTATGAATCGCCGGAAGGCGCGTGGTTCAACCGTGTGGATCAGGAAGGCAATGCCGAGGGCATCGCCAAAATGAACCGCCGCGCGAGTCAGGCTATGAGTGAAGTGGTGCGGCGCCTCAAATCCACCAAGGAAGATTTCGACACGTTGAAAGCGGTGTTCGCTCCCGGCTTGCGGTACATGTTCACCGACAAGCGGGATCCCTTTGTGCCGCAGATCAATGAAGTGGATATGGATGCACTGATGCAGCAGCAGGCGGAAGCGAAAGAACGTGAAGAGCGGATGAAAGAACGAATGGAAGAGCAGCGGCTTTTCCGCAGCCGGATGGATCAGGAACTGAACGGTTTGCCTTCCATTCCTTATGAAGTGTACCGCGCCATGAAGAAAGCAGACCCGCGTCTGCATTCCGATCTCGAATACTACGCGGCGTTGTTCAAGAATAAAAGTGAATTACGGGAAATGAACAAATCCGAGATCGTAGAAGAAATCAACAACTACAAAAACCTGATCGAAAAAGCCAGCGGCATCGGGGCCTCACAGATTGGGTCCGATCTGCAGAATGGATTGCCCGAGCTGAAACTGTCCGGTCTCATCTGGAACGGGCAGGAAACCGTGGCGCTGGTGGAAACTCCGGATTCGTTCGGGCATACCATTCGTGTGGGGTCTTTGCTGGGGCCGAAGTACGGTGTGGTGGAAGCCATCGATCGGGAAAAAATAACGATACTCGAACGTGTCCGCGACTTTCAGGGCAACATCCGGACTCAGACCCGATATTTGGAGTTTAATAAACCGGCCGATGAATGA